The following proteins are encoded in a genomic region of Zea mays cultivar B73 chromosome 9, Zm-B73-REFERENCE-NAM-5.0, whole genome shotgun sequence:
- the LOC118473277 gene encoding LOB domain-containing protein 13-like — MPTYGMPPPDFALPMPMLAPPPPPPPPSQFPMGFQTPPASVAAPGDGSGQDDTTNSWVNTIFNTQSPAGGGGYSNHPDDG, encoded by the exons atgccgacatatgggatgccgcctccggactttgcactgccaatgccaatgttggcgcctccacctccgcctccgcctccgtcacaattccctatg ggatttcagacaccacccgcttcagttgccgcacctggagatgggtctggtcaggACGACACAACAAATTCGTGGGTGAACACCAttttcaacacgcagagtccagccggaggaggtggctactcgaaccatccagacgatggataa